From one Melospiza melodia melodia isolate bMelMel2 chromosome 6, bMelMel2.pri, whole genome shotgun sequence genomic stretch:
- the PYGL gene encoding glycogen phosphorylase, liver form produces MSRPLSDQERRKQISIRGIVGAESVAELKRGFNRHLHFTLVKDRNVATPRDYYFALAHTVRDHLVGRWIRTQQYYYEKDPKRIYYLSLEFYMGRTLQNTMINLGLQNACDEAVYQLGLDMEELEEIEEDAGLGNGGLGRLAACFLDSMATLGLAAYGYGIRYEYGIFNQKIRDGWQVEEADDWLRHGNPWEKARPEYMLPVHFYGRVEHSASGAKWIDTQVVLALPYDTPVPGYMNNTVNTMRLWSARAPNDFNLRDFNVGDYIQAVLDRNLAENISRVLYPNDNFFEGKELRLKQEYFVVAATLQDIIRRFKASKFGSTDSVRTVFDSFPDQVAIQLNDTHPAMAIPELMRIFVDIEKLPWDKAWDITKRTFAYTNHTVLPEALERWPVDLVEKLLPRHLQIIYEINQRHLDHIASLFPNDVDRLRRMSLIEEGDTKRINMAHLCIVGSHAVNGVAKIHSEIVKTQVFEDFAELEPEKFQNKTNGITPRRWLLLCNPGLAELIAEKIGEDYVRDLSQLTKLHKFVDDDLFIREVAKVKQENKVKFALYLEKEYKVKINPSSMFDVHVKRIHEYKRQLMNCLHIITMYNRIRRDPAKLFVPRTVIIGGKAAPGYHMAKMIIKLINAVAQVVNNDPVVGSKLKVIFLENYRVSLAEKVIPATDLSEQISTAGTEASGTGNMKFMLNGALTIGTMDGANVEMAEEAGEENLFIFGMRVEDVTELDRKGYNAQLYYDRLPELKQAVDQIKSGFFSPNDPNLFNDVVNMLFHHDRFKVFADYEAYVKCQEKVSELYLNSKAWTKMVIRNIAAAGKFSSDRTIKEYARDIWHVEPSDLKIPPPNEPRDAGQDKTPNGTAA; encoded by the exons aTGTCGCGGCCGCTGTCGGACCAGGAGCGGCGCAAGCAGATCAGCATCCGCGGCATCGTGGGCGCCGAGAGCGTGGCCGAGCTCAAGCGGGGCTTCAACCGGCACCTGCACTTCACGCTGGTCAAGGACCGCAATGTGGCCACCCCACGCGATTACTACTTCGCCCTGGCCCACACCGTGCGGGACCACCTGGTGGGGCGCTGGATCCGCACGCAGCAGTACTACTACGAGAAGGACCCCAAG AGGATTTATTACCTCTCCCTGGAATTCTACATGGGGCGGACGCTGCAGAACACGATGATTAACCTGGGGCTGCAGAACGCCTGTGATGAGGCTGTCTACCAG CTCGGGCTGGACATGGAAGAGCTGGAGGAAATCGAGGAGGATGCTGGGCTGGGCAACGGGGGTCTGGGCAGGCTGGCAG CCTGCTTCCTGGACTCCATGGCCACGCTGGGGCTGGCAGCCTACGGCTACGGCATCCGCTACGAGTACGGCATCTTCAACCAGAAGATCCGGGACGGGTGGCAG GTGGAAGAGGCTGATGACTGGCTCAGGCATGGCAATCCCTGGGAGAAGGCCCGCCCTGAGTACATGCTGCCCGTGCACTTCTACGGCCGTGTGGAGCACTCTGCCTCTGGTGCCAAGTGGATTGACACCCAG GTGGTGCTGGCGCTGCCCTATGACACGCCCGTGCCCGGCTACATGAACAACACGGTCAACACCATGCGCCTGTGGTCAGCCCGCGCTCCCAACGACTTCAACCTGCGCGACT TCAACGTTGGGGACTACATCCAGGCCGTGCTGGACAGGAACCTGGCCGAGAACATCTCCCGGGTGCTCTACCCCAACGACAAC TTCTTcgaagggaaggagctgaggctgAAGCAGGAGTACTTTGTGGTGGCTGCCACCCTGCAGGACATCATCCGCCGCTTCAAAGCGTCCAAATTCGGGAGCACGGACAGCGTCCGCACCGTGTTCGATTCCTTCCCGGACCAG GTTGCCATCCAGCTAAACGACACGCACCCTGCCATGGCCATCCCTGAGCTGATGAGGATTTTTGTGGACATTGAGAAGCTGCCGTGGGATAAG GCCTGGGACATCACCAAGAGGACCTTTGCCTACACCAACCACACGGTGCTTCCCGAGGCCCTGGAGCGCTGGCCCGTGGACCTGGTGGAGAAGCTGCTCCCCAGGCACCTGCAGATCATCTACGAGATCAACCAGAGACACCTGGAT CACATCGCGTCCCTGTTCCCCAACGACGTGGACCGGCTGCGGAGGATGTCCCTGATCGAGGAGGGGGACACCAAGAGGATCAACATGGCCCATCTCTGCATCGTGGGCTCCCACGCCGTCAACGGCGTGGCCAAGATCCACTCCGAGATCGTCAAGACTCAAGT GTTCGAGGACTTTGCAGAGCTGGAGCCGGAGAAGTTCCAGAACAAGACCAACGGGATCACCCCGCGGCGCTGGCTCCTGCTCTGCAACCCGGGGCTGGCCGAGCTCATCGCAGAG AAAATCGGGGAGGACTACGTGCGGGACCTGAGCCAGCTGACCAAGCTGCACAAGTTCGTGGACGACGACCTCTTCATCCGGGAGGTGGCCAAAGTGAAGCAG gagaACAAGGTGAAGTTCGCGCTGTACCTGGAGAAGGAGTACAAGGTGAAGATCAACCCCTCCTCCATGTTCGACGTGCACGTGAAGAGGATCCACGAGTACAAGCGGCAGCTGATGAACTGCCTGCACATCATCACCATGTACAACC GAATCAGGAGGGATCCTGCAAAGCTCTTTGTGCCCAGGACAGTCATCATTGGAGGCAAG gctgccccaggatACCACATGGCTAAAATGATCATCAAGCTCATTAACGCCGTGGCTCAGGTGGTGAACAACGACCCCGTGGTGGGCAGCAAGCTGAAGGTCATCTTCCTGGAGAACTACAGGGTGTCCCTGGCAGAGAAAG TGATCCCCGCGACCGACCTGTCGGAGCAGATCTCCACAGCGGGCACCGAGGCCTCGGGGACGGGCAACATGAAGTTCATGCTGAACGGGGCTCTGACCATCGGCACCATGGATGGAGCCAACGTGGAGATGGCCGAGGAGGCTGGAGAGGAAAACCTCTTCATCTTTGGCATGAGGGTGGAGGATGTCACAGAGCTGGACAGGAAAGG GTACAACGCCCAGCTCTACTATGACCGGCTGCCCGAGCTGAAACAGGCTGTGGACCAGATTAAAAGTGGCTTCTTCTCCCCAAATGACCCCAACCTCTTCAATGATGTGGTCAACATGCTCTTCCACCATGACAG GTTTAAAGTCTTTGCAGACTACGAGGCTTATGTCAAGTGCCAGGAGAAGGTCAGCGAGCTGTACCTG AACTCCAAGGCCTGGACCAAGATGGTCATCAGGAACATTGCAGCAGCTGGGAAGTTCTCCAGCGACCGCACCATCAAGGAGTACGCGCGGGACATCTGGCACGTGGAGCCCTCGGACCTGAAGATCCCCCCGCCCAACGAGCCCCGGGACGCGGGGCAGGACAAGACCCCCAACGGCACTGCAGCCTAG